One window of the Candidatus Poribacteria bacterium genome contains the following:
- a CDS encoding alkaline phosphatase family protein, with amino-acid sequence MSKAKKLVVIGFDSVSLKTLEQFVKRGVMPTVGRLMREGCVTQTWPCFPMETGTNWACLATGASPWVSGCNMSVHFPGTPLNQRSSGFPSSVCKAEQLWTTAHKAGKRSIVFDWPQSYPLKFEDGIIHVGEDGRPDNAIRALQEVRAYMTHPKRPGPHVTQIQPRPAEGWRYAPEDALEFEVKIEPGPMSRYRKVDPLYALILKGERGYESVSLYPSRSSAEPILSLQTGRWTQWVKHTFIADGTPVVAGLRGKLLKLSPDASEVHLYLSEIYPIDDFVHPAALAPELVERCGPFIIQCSRQQVVLGGASDIATYFDEQEYLARWWRNAAEYILSNYDWDLFMLKWHGPDWTNHLAMYMIDPRHPMYREDRAEEGWALWDRLMSWGDEIVDKVIQAAGPDTLVALVSDHGGDTMLPGIGVHSNPNRVLRENGWLVYKEKGGIDWTKTKAFGVEHYVYLNVKGRDPQGIVEPGDEYLSLRDEIIEALLEAKDSSGRHLYRVVLPMEEAGRLGVGGDRVGDIFMIPSKPHPLARISKEEFWKTHSEEETGTWDWPRLNSGTHSDDSYFILQGPGVRKGYRRERPTLITSVAPTLAVAWGIPVPADADGSVLWEFLERG; translated from the coding sequence ATGTCAAAGGCGAAGAAGCTCGTCGTAATCGGTTTCGACTCGGTTTCACTGAAGACCCTCGAGCAGTTTGTGAAACGAGGCGTTATGCCAACCGTGGGACGGTTGATGCGTGAAGGTTGCGTCACTCAGACGTGGCCTTGCTTCCCTATGGAGACGGGGACGAACTGGGCGTGTCTGGCTACCGGTGCATCGCCGTGGGTCTCAGGCTGCAACATGTCAGTTCATTTCCCGGGCACGCCGCTAAATCAAAGAAGCAGCGGATTTCCCTCGTCGGTCTGCAAAGCTGAACAGCTTTGGACAACGGCTCACAAGGCAGGCAAACGCTCCATCGTGTTCGATTGGCCGCAGTCATATCCCCTGAAATTCGAGGATGGCATCATTCACGTCGGGGAGGACGGCCGCCCCGATAACGCCATACGCGCTCTGCAGGAGGTTCGAGCTTATATGACGCACCCGAAGAGGCCCGGTCCCCATGTAACGCAGATTCAACCGCGTCCCGCTGAAGGTTGGAGGTACGCGCCGGAGGATGCCCTCGAGTTTGAGGTCAAGATTGAGCCGGGACCGATGAGCCGATACAGGAAAGTTGATCCGCTATACGCTCTGATCCTGAAGGGGGAGAGAGGCTATGAGAGCGTGTCCCTTTATCCCTCACGTTCATCCGCTGAACCTATACTTTCCCTCCAGACGGGTCGGTGGACTCAATGGGTGAAACATACCTTTATAGCGGATGGCACGCCCGTCGTCGCAGGGCTGAGAGGCAAATTGCTGAAATTATCGCCTGATGCCAGCGAAGTTCACCTGTATCTCAGCGAGATCTACCCGATAGACGATTTCGTCCACCCCGCCGCTCTGGCGCCCGAACTCGTGGAACGGTGCGGACCTTTCATCATCCAGTGCTCACGCCAACAGGTCGTCCTAGGGGGAGCGTCGGACATCGCCACATATTTCGATGAGCAGGAGTATCTCGCCCGATGGTGGCGCAATGCCGCTGAATATATCCTCAGCAATTACGATTGGGATCTCTTCATGCTCAAATGGCATGGGCCTGACTGGACGAACCATCTCGCCATGTATATGATCGATCCCCGCCACCCGATGTATAGGGAGGACCGAGCGGAGGAGGGGTGGGCGCTGTGGGACAGGCTCATGAGCTGGGGCGATGAGATCGTAGATAAGGTGATCCAGGCGGCCGGCCCGGATACGCTTGTGGCGCTCGTGTCCGACCACGGCGGCGATACCATGCTGCCCGGTATCGGCGTCCACAGCAATCCCAACAGGGTCCTGCGGGAAAACGGCTGGCTGGTCTACAAGGAGAAGGGTGGAATCGACTGGACCAAAACCAAGGCGTTCGGCGTCGAGCATTATGTATACCTCAACGTGAAAGGACGCGATCCCCAGGGGATCGTCGAGCCGGGGGATGAATATCTCTCCCTGAGGGATGAGATCATCGAGGCGCTGCTCGAGGCGAAGGATAGCTCGGGACGACATCTTTACAGGGTGGTGCTTCCGATGGAAGAGGCCGGGCGATTGGGAGTTGGCGGCGACCGGGTGGGTGATATCTTCATGATCCCCTCCAAGCCTCATCCGCTGGCCAGGATCTCCAAAGAGGAGTTCTGGAAGACGCACTCAGAGGAGGAGACGGGGACGTGGGACTGGCCGCGGCTCAATTCGGGGACTCATTCGGACGATTCCTACTTCATCCTTCAAGGTCCGGGCGTGAGGAAGGGGTATCGCCGCGAGCGACCGACGCTCATCACCAGCGTTGCTCCCACCCTTGCCGTGGCCTGGGGCATTCCGGTGCCGGCGGATGCCGATGGGAGCGTGCTATGGGAATTCCTTGAGAGGGGGTGA